The Streptomyces asoensis DNA window CGGACGCCTACGTCTACCTCGCCGAGTCCATCCGCGCCTGGCCCGACCAGTCCGCGCTGGCCGGACACCTGCGCAAGGCCGGCTGGTCGAAGGTCGCCTGGCGCAACCTCACGGGCGGCGTGGTGACCCTGCACCGCGGCTTCAAGGAGGCCTGAGACCGCGGTCGCCCCGCCTCATCCGGTGATCGCCTCGAACGGCAGCCCGGGCGGCCGGTCCAGTTCGCGCTGGAGCCCGCCTCCGCCCGGCCGGGGCACCCGCGGCTCGCGCACGCCCGCGCCTCCGCCGCCCTCGCCCTCGCCGAACTCGAACCACACGGTGACGACGGCGCCCCGCGGCACCTCGACCCCGGGCGGCGGGTACTGGCGCACGACGTAGTCCACGACCGCGCGATGGAACTCCGGCCGGTCCGGCGCGGCCAGCAGCACGCCCCGCGCCGCGGCCGCCTCGCGCGCGTCGACGGCCATCAGACCGACGAGTCTCGGCACGAGCACTTCGGGTGTTTTTGGTGGTATGGGCACAAATGTCACCCCCAGCGGTACTGGAAGGGTAACCGCCCGGGGGTGCCGTCCGGAAGTAGCGGGTGTCTTTCTGTAGCCGACGACTACAGAGGGTGACCGGTGGGGCGGGCGGAGATCACCAGGTGAGGCGGTAGCAGCGCCCTTCCCGCTGCGACCTCGGCGTGGTGAAGACCTCCGCGAGCCGCATGCCCAGCCGTTCCGTGACGGCGATGGAGCGCGCGTTGCGCGCGTCGACCATGGCCACCACCCCGGGCACCCCGGCAGCCCGGACCCGCTCCAGTGTCATCCGCGCGGCCGCCGTCGCGTACCCCCGGCCCCAGTGCTCGCGTCCGAGCCGCCACCCGATCTCGATCTCGCCCTTGGGGCCCCAGTCCTGCGGCCACGGCTGGGCGCCCGTGAACCCGATGACCCGGTCGTCGCGGTCCAGCATCGTCCACAGGCAGAAACCGTGCTCCGCGTCGTGCCGGCGCTGGCGGGCGGTGAGTTCCTCGTAGGCCGACAGCTCCGCGGACCGTCCGCCGTGGAACTCCATCACG harbors:
- a CDS encoding PASTA domain-containing protein, coding for MLVPRLVGLMAVDAREAAAARGVLLAAPDRPEFHRAVVDYVVRQYPPPGVEVPRGAVVTVWFEFGEGEGGGGAGVREPRVPRPGGGGLQRELDRPPGLPFEAITG
- a CDS encoding GNAT family N-acetyltransferase — translated: MNRALPVVRLRVPTDEDAVAWHRAFDDPDVMEFHGGRSAELSAYEELTARQRRHDAEHGFCLWTMLDRDDRVIGFTGAQPWPQDWGPKGEIEIGWRLGREHWGRGYATAAARMTLERVRAAGVPGVVAMVDARNARSIAVTERLGMRLAEVFTTPRSQREGRCYRLTW